A window from Xiphophorus maculatus strain JP 163 A chromosome 17, X_maculatus-5.0-male, whole genome shotgun sequence encodes these proteins:
- the ntf3 gene encoding neurotrophin-3: MVTFITILQVNLVMSILLYVMALVYLYGIQASSMNSSHKGQQQHPPSPDPLNSLIIQLLQADLTRERTPGSHRQQGRGRDAKHHDPILPVSGPSVPFKDQEDGEPWGAGGRSGGSSEGAVEQQVTLVNSDLLRNHKRYISPRVVLSDRPPLQPPPLYLADDFVSGGPEGAAAGNKTRKKRQAEHRSYRGEYSVCDSESKWVMDKTSAMDLRGINVTVMAKVKTFDKREVKQFFYETNCRGEEEPSRAKERQCRGIDEKNWSSQCKTTQTFVRALTQDHSGMVGWRWIRINTSCVCALSRRKRKT; the protein is encoded by the coding sequence ATTTTGCAGGTGAATCTAGTGATGTCCATCCTGCTGTATGTGATGGCCCTTGTGTACCTGTATGGTATTCAAGCATCTAGCATGAACAGCAGCCACAAGGGACAGCAGCAGCACCCGCCGAGCCCCGACCCGTTGAACTCCCTCATAATCCAGCTGCTGCAGGCCGACCTGACGAGGGAGCGGACCCCGGGGAGCCACCGGCAGCAGGGGAGAGGCAGGGACGCCAAGCACCACGATCCCATCCTCCCTGTTTCGGGGCCAAGCGTACCGTTCAAGGACCAGGAGGACGGCGAGCCGTGGGGCGCGGGCGGCCGCAGCGGCGGGAGCAGCGAAGGCGCCGTGGAGCAGCAGGTGACGCTGGTGAACTCTGACCTTCTGCGGAACCACAAGAGATACATTTCTCCGCGGGTGGTGCTGAGCGACCGGCCGCCGCTCCAGCCGCCTCCCCTGTACCTGGCCGACGACTTCGTGAGCGGCGGGCCGGAGGGAGCGGCGGCGGGAAACAAAACGCGGAAGAAGCGGCAGGCCGAACACCGGAGTTACCGCGGGGAGTATTCCGTCTGCGACAGCGAGAGCAAGTGGGTGATGGACAAAACCAGCGCCATGGACCTACGGGGAATCAACGTGACGGTCATGGCCAAAGTTAAAACCTTCGACAAGCGGGAGGTCAAGCAGTTTTTCTACGAGACGAACTGTCGAGGCGAAGAGGAGCCGTCCAGAGCCAAAGAAAGGCAGTGCCGGGGAATCGACGAAAAAAACTGGAGCTCTCAGTGCAAGACGACGCAGACGTTTGTTCGCGCGCTGACGCAGGACCACAGCGGCATGGTGGGCTGGAGGTGGATACGCATAAACACTTCCTGCGTCTGCGCGTTGTCGAGGAGGAAACGCAAGACGTAA